AGGCTGTGCCGTGCTGACAGCGGATGGCGAAACGATCGGGAAAGTCACCAGCGGTGGTCCATCACCCACATTGGGTGTTCCGATCGCGATGGCGACGATTGATGCCAAGCACGCGAAAGACGCGAGCTTCCAAATCGACATTCGTGGCAAGACCACCGAAGCGTTGCCGACCAAATTGCCGTTTTACAAACGTCCGGTCGCTGCATCCTGATTTCCGTGGTGCGTTGTTTGACGAATGCCAAGGCAACCTAGCGTTGGCAATCGTTGGCCGTATCATTCATTGATTCACTTTTTCCTTTCATTTTTCATTGATTCGTTAGGAGCCTCTGATGGCACGAGACCCTTCGACCCTGCGTTATGCCGAGACCCATGAGTGGGTGGACGTCCAAGAAGAAGGCGGCGACAAGTTCGCAACGATCGGTATCTCAGCGTTCGCCGTCGAGCAACTCAACGACTTGGTCTACATGGACCTCCCCGAAGTCGGACGAGAACTTGAAATTGGCGAAGAATTCGGTGAAGTCGAATCCGTCAAAGCGGTTAGCCCTCTGTACAGCCCGGTGGCTGGTGAAGTCGTCGCAGTTCACTCCGATCTGCCTGACAACTTGGACAACTTGAACGACGACGCGTTCGACTTTGGATGGATTCTAAAAGTGAAATTGTCAGCGGATCTGCCTGATTCGTTGATGGACTTTGCCGCTTATCAAAAACAGTGCTCCGAAGCAGGTTGATCGAATGAGTTATCTCTTTCACACCGACGAAGACCGCCGTGAAATGTTGAAATCGATTGGTGCTGAAAGCATCGATGAGATCATCAACGATCAGGTGCCCGAAGCGGTTCGTTTGAAACGTCCCTTGAATTTGCCGCCCGCATGCAACGAGTTGGCGCTGACCGCCGAGATGACGCGGTTGGCAGCACGCAACGCTTCGGCTGATTCGCACGTGTGCTTCTTGGGTGGCGGTGCGTACGACCACTTCATCCCTGCCGCCGTGGATGAAATTGCGTCGCGAGGGGAGTACTACACCTCTTACACGCCGTACCAAGCCGAAGTCAGCCAAGGCAATTTGCAGGTGATGTTTGAGTACGAAACCTTGGTCACGCAGTTGACTGGGTTGGGTGTCAGCAACGCCAGTCTGTACGACGGTGGGTCCGCTGCGACGGAAGCGGTCTTGATGGCTTTGTCGATGCAACGCGGCCGCAACAAGGTCATCACGACCGATGTGGTTCATCCACAGTACCGTGACATCCTGGTGGCTTACCTCAAGAACATCGACGCTGAGTTGGTGGTGGTTCCGTCGGATGAGAATGGGCACTCCAAGCCCATGATCGATGCGATCGATGACAAAACCGCTTGCGTGCTGATCCAGCATCCGAACTTTGTCGGTCAACTCGAATCGGTTTCCGAGATCGCTGCCGCGGCCAAAGAAGCCGGGGCACTGACGATTCAAGTGTTCGATCCGGTTAGCCTCGGTCGACTGAAGCGTCCCGGTGACATGGGCGTCGACATTGCCATCGCCGAAGGACAAAGCTTGGGCAACCCGCTGGCCTACGGCGGCCCTTACCTGGGCATCATGGCGTGCCGAGATGAGTTGGTGCGTCGCTTGCCTGGCCGGATTGCGGGACAAACGACTGACCGTCGTGGGAAACGCTGCTGGGTGTTGACGCTGCAGACTCGCGAGCAACACATTCGCCGCGAAAAAGCGACCAGCAACATTTGCAGCAACCAAACGCTGTTGGCCTTGCGAGCGACCGTGCACCTGTCGTTGCTCGGCCCAGAAGGTTTGAAAGAGACTGCGGATCACTGCATCGCGAAAACGGCTTATGCCAAAGAAGTGATCGCGAAATCGGAACGATTTGAAGTGGTCGGCGAAGGTCCCTCGCTGAAAGAGTTTGTCGTGCGAGATCTCGGTGCGGACGTGGCTGGATTGTTGGCTCATGCCCGTGAACAAGGTTTGTTGGCAGGGATCGACATGACGCCGATGTGCGTCGGTGGTTCGGAAGCCTCGGAGCCCGCGGTTGCTTTGCCGTCGCGATACGAGCAGTGTTTCTTGGTCGCGGTGACCGAAAAACGTTCGCGAGTGGAGATTGATCGTTGGGCCAATGTGCTCTGCGAAGCTCCCTCGATGGCCACGGTTTGATTCTACGAAGTTCTCTCTTTTATTCACGCAACCATGCGAAACCAACAATCGACTCAGCTTCTGTTTGAACTCAGCCGTGCTGGACGACGAGCTCACCGACTTGGTGATTTGGACGTGCCTTCGGTGAATGTGGACGATTTGTTCACAGCAGAATCGCTCGCCGAAACGCCTCCCCCGCTTCCCGAGTTGGCCGAAGGCGACGTGGTGCGTCACTTCGTTTGTTTGTCGACGCTGAACATGAGCGTCGACACGCACTTTTACCCGTTGGGTTCGTGCACGATGAAGTACAACCCGAAACGCAACGAACGCATCGCGTCGTTGCCAGGGTTCCTGAACGTGCACCCACTGCAACATGAGTCGGGCCTGCAAGGGTTGCTGGAGTTGTTGTACGAACTGCAGGGCATGTTCGCTGAGATCAGCGGTTTGCCAGGCGTGTCGATGCAGCCTGCTGCAGGGGCGCATGGTGAGTTGGCGGCATTGTTGGTCGCGGCGGCTTACTTCCGTGAACAGGGCAGCGACCGAAGCGTGGTTTTGACCGCCGACTCGGCTCACGGGACCAACCCCGCCAGCGCTCAGATGGCCGGTTTCAAAACCAAGACGGTCAAGAGCAACGCGAATGGTTTGGTGGACCTGGAAGATCTCAAAGCCAAGCTCGATGACAAGACCGCCGTGTTCATGCTGACCAATCCGAACACGCTGGGATTGTTTGATAGCCAGATCGAAGAGATCAACCAACTGGTTCACGATGCCGGAGCGTTGATCTACTTGGACGGTGCCAACATGAACGCGATCTTGGGCATCACTCGGCCAGGTGACTTCGGCGCGGATTTGATGCATTACAACCCACACAAGACTTTCTCCGGACCTCACGGCGGTGGCGGTCCTGGTGCAGGCCCGATTTGCGTTCGTGACTTCTTGGCCAAGTATTTGCCGGGGCCGATCGTGACTCGCGTCGAAAACGAAAATGCGACGAGTGACGACGATCGTTACACCTATCATCTGACATCGCCTTCCGGTGATTCGATCGGACGTGTGCGTAGCTTCTTTGGCAACACCGGCGTGTTGGTGCGGGCGTACATCTACCTGCGGACTTACGGTGGGGATGGCTTGCGGCATGTCAGCGAAGACGCTGTTCTTGGTGCCAACTACTTGCTCAGCAAGGTCAAGCATTTCCTCGACGTGCCGCATGGCAATCGTTGCATGCACGAGTTCGTTGCCTCGGCTTCCCGGTTGAAAAAAGAAAAGCATCTGTCCGCGATGGACATCGCCAAGCGGATTTTGGACTACGGATTCCACGCTCCCACGGTGTACTTCCCGTTGGTGGTGGATGAAGCCGTGATGGTGGAGCCAACTGAAACGGAAAGCAAGCAAACGCTGGATGCGTTCGTGGAGGCTCTCTTCCGGATCACGGAAGAAGGCGAAGAGTTGATTCATGATGCTCCCCACTCGACGCGAATCAGTCGTCCCGATGATGTGACGGCAGCTCGGCGTCCGGTTTTGAAATGGACCGATGCGGCGGGCGAATCGGCGACGTGAGTGGCGTTCCCTCCGTTCGTGGGCGATTGATCGAGCTGGCGCAGCACGATGCGGCTGCGAACATGGCGATCGATGAAGCGTTGTTGAACAGCGTTGCCATGGGAGCACCACCGACGCTGCGATTTTACGGGTGGAAACGGCCGACGTTGTCGCTCGGGTACTTTCAACCGCTGGCCGAGGCAAAGGCTTGGGCGGAGCGAACCGGCATCGCTCTGGGAGCGGACGGCGACGTGGATCTGGTTCGCCGGTCCACGGGTGGTGGTGCCATTCTGCATCATGCTGAGCTGACGCTGTCGTTGACCTTGCCGATGAACGTGTCGGACACCGGAGCTCGGGAAGCAACGTATCGCAACGTGCACGAAGCGATCGCGGACGAGCTCAAACTCTTGGGTGTCGACGCGAAACCGTTTCGAACCTTGGGGACGAGCGCGGTTTCGCGATCGGAAGCCGATGCGGCAGTGCCTGCGAAGGCGAGCAAAGGAGATGAGCCATTTCTCTGCTTCCAACGTCGCACCGACGAGGATTTGATCGTCAGTGGCTACAAGGTGCTTGGCAGTGCACAACGCAGAACCAAGGGCGCGTTGCTGCAGCACGGCAGTTTGCTATGGAGTGTTTCGCGTCACGCGGATGTCTTGCCGGGGATGCAGCAGTTGGCTGGCCGGCAGTTGAACCTCGAAGCATTCATTCGCGGTTTGAAGCGGCGTTTGGAGACGATCTTTGGAATCGATTGGCAGTCCGGATCGCTGGAGTCGACGGAGCTGGAAGCTGCCGAACAAATTGTGACGCAGCGATACGGCAATCCGGACTGGACTGCGAAAAGATAGCAGTGGGGGAGCGTCCCTTCGCACAGCGGGGGCGGAGATCGTTACACTGCAGGAATCCCTTTCTGCAAATGCTCCGCATCGAAGGCATCTCATGGCGATTCAATTCAATTGTTCTTCGTGCAACGCTGTGTTGCGTGTGGGTGACGAATCGGCAGGCAAGTCGGCGCGTTGTCCCACGTGTCAAAGCATCCAGCCCATTCCCGGACCGTCGGCTCCCACACCCAGCGATGATCCGTTTGGTGCTTTCAAATCGGAATTCAACGAACCGCCTGCCGCATCGCCGTCCAATCCCTACGCATCGCCGGTGACGTCCCACACCTCCACCAGCGTCGCGGCGGGTGGTTATCAGCCGACAGCGACTGATTTCGGAGAGATTTTCTCGCACACGTGGCAGGCCTTCAAACGCAATGTGGGCGTCTTGGTGGGGGCAACTGTGGTGGTTGGTGCGGTCTCCTTCCTTTTCAACATCATCACGTCCATCTTGGATTCGGCTGCGGACAACAACAATCGCATGGAGTTCGTGGTGTTGTCGCTGGTGGTGAGCTTGTTGGGAAGTTGCGTCAACACCTTCATTGGGATTGGGATGGCGCGAATTTGCTTGGCCACCGCCCGTTTTCAGCCTGCTGAACTTGGCACGCTGTTCAGTGGAGGGGACAAGTTTTTGGCGGTGGTGGGGGGCACGATTCTGTACATGATGGGAGCGATGTTTGGCATGCTGTTGTTGATCCTTCCTGGTCTGATCTTCATGCTTCTGCTGTGGCCCTACTACTACTTCATTGTCGATCGCCAGTGTGGCGTGTTTGAATCCTTTTCGAAGGCGTTTGAGGTTGGCAAATTGAACTGGGTGACCTCATTGGTCCTTGGGATTGCCACCATTGTGATTTTCATTGCCGGTGCGTTGGCGTTGTTGGTTGGGCTCTTGTTTGCTGCCCCCTTCATCGGTGTGATGTTCGCCACGACGTACCTGATGATGAAAGGGGAGCACCCTGGGCAGCCAGGGATCTCGCAACCCGGTGCACCTCAGGCGTTTTAGCTGGACAGGTGCTCGTCGTGATTGGAACGGCGGGCGTCATGAAACTCCATTCAACGGATTCAAACGCATGAGCATTCCTTGCTGCCTCGCCCTGTTGGTGTGCACGCTATCGGGTTCGGTTCGTCTTCGGTAATTGTGGGCTATCGCTGGGCTCTCCCCCAGCAAAGCTGAGGGAGAGGTGACTTGTCGATGCGAGACAGAAACTTGCGCACACCAGAAACACTGCAACCCCAAAGATTGAACAGCCCAGGCTAGCGCCCGTCGGCTGATCGCTCAATCCGCGAAATGCACTCGATCAACAGCCTGTAGCCTGGGACAACGTCCCAGGAACGGTGCAAGCATCCGTCCCGCCCCTTGCCCGATCTGGGATCAGTTGATCGGCGTGAGGAGCCCCAGCGGCGAGATGCCTGCGCCGAGTTGGGGGGCATTGCGAATCGCGTTGTGGACAAACGATCGAGCGGTTTGCACGGCGTTGTGCAAGTCCTCGCCTTGAGCGAGGCGTGCCGTGATGGCTGCGGACAACACGCACCCGCTGCCGTGGGTGCGATTGGATTCCAGTCGCGGTGAACGCAGCAATTGAACACCGCTGGCATCGGCCAAGCAGTCGACTGATTCGTCGCTCAAGTGAGCTTTGACCAAGACCGCGCGCGGTCCCAATGCAAGCAGTTTTGCGGCGACGTTGACAAGGTCCTCTTCGCTGCGGACCGTGTGGCCCACCAAGCGTTCGGCCTCAAAGGAATTGGGGGTCACGAGATCCGCCAGCGGAAACAGCCTTTCGATCAGCTTGTCGACCGCATCGTCGTCGATGATGGCATGACCATGTTTGCTGATCATCACGGGATCGATGACCACAGGGCTGGAGGCGGAGTCCAGGCAATCCGCGACTGCCTCGATCATTTCGGCGTTGCCCAGTGCGCCTGTTTTGATGGCAGCCAAAGGCAGATCGCTGGAGACACTGGCCCATTGTGTCCTGGCAAAATCAGTGGGAACCATCTGAATGCCTTGGACTCCCAGCGTGTTCTGTGCTGTGAGCAGTGTCACCACGCTGCAACCGTACACGCCCAGCGTGTGGAACGTCTTCAAGTCGGCTTGCAATCCCGCCCCGCCAGACGGATCCGAGCCAGCGATCGTGAGTGCAACTGGAGCGGCAGAGGGCATGGGGGGATCAATGGTTGGCGTATTGGAGACGCGGGTCGTCGAGGCCCAGGCGTTTCATTTTTTTGTAGAGCGTTGTTCGATTGATTTCAAGCTCGTCCGCGGTGGCAGCTCGGTTCCAGTTGTGGCGTCGAAGCGAATGGAGAATGATCTCCCGCTCAGGACCTTCAAGCGCTTCTCGCAGACTGCAGCCATCGAGAATGGCTGGGTTGAAGGAGGAGGGGCCGCTCGACGCGGTCACACCCGGCGAATGCCCGACGCTGCCGATGGAGGCATGTTGGTTGGCGGAGGTTCCGAGCACGTCGGGTGGCAAGTCATCCTTGGTGAGGACGCGATCGGTGGCGAGCAAAACGGCTCGCTCAACCACGTTTTCAAGTTGGCGAACGTTGCCGGGCCAAGCATAGGATTGCAGGGTCTTCATCGCTTCGCGGTCAAAACCATCGACCTCTCGGCCAGCAGTTTCAGCGGCTTCGCGCAGGAAGTGGTCGACCAGCAGAGGAACGTCGCCCGGTCGCTCTCGAAGCGACGGCAAGACGATGTTCACGACGTTGATTCGGTAGTACAAATCTTGACGGAACGAGCCATCAGCGACGGCTTGATCCAGGTTTTCGTTGGTTGCCAAGATGACGCGTGTGTCGACGCTGCGTGTCTCCATGCCACCGAGTGGTTCGAACTGGAGTTCTTGGAGAACGCGAAGCAATTTGACCTGCATGGCTGGTGTTGCCGTTGCGATCTCGTCGAGGAACAACGTTCCGCCGTCGGCGAGTTCAAACTTGCCTCGGCGGTCGGTGTTGGCGCCGGTGTAGGCGCCCGCAACGTGACCGAACAATTCGCTTTCGAGCAAGGTGTCAGGCAACGCACCGCAAGCGACTTCGATGAAGGGGCCACTGCGTCGGTTGCAGCGGTTGTGAATGGCACGGGCGATCATGCTTTTCCCCGTGCCGTTTTCGCCCGTGATCAAAATCGATGCCTTGGCATCCGCGACACTGTCGATGACATCGAAGATTTTCATCATTCGGTAGTCATGGCTGAGGATGTTTTCGAGTCCACTGCGTTGATCGAGTTGTCGACGCAGAGTTTCGTTCTCCGCCTCAATCTGGCGTTGGTTCATGGCGCGATCGATGGCGAGCAACAATTCGTCATCGATGACCGGTTTGGTCAGCAAGTCCACTGCCCCAGCGCGGACGGCTTCCACCGCAGTGTTGGGAGTCGCGTAGCCGGTCATCACCAGAACCGGAGTTTCGCAGTGGTGGCGTTTGATGTCCTTCACCAACGTCATTCCATCGTCACCGCCCAATCGTAAGTCGGTGATCACCAATTCGAACGCGTGTTGTTTGAGTTGTTGGCGTGCGTGTTCGAGCGTGCCAGCCAGATGGATTTCGAAACCTTCATCGGCTAGCCATTCACCCAGCGAGGTTGCCAAGTGATGGTCGTCGTCGACAAGCAGGATCGAAGCAGCGGGCATCATGGTGCGATTCCGAAGCAGGGTGTTTCGTGAGGATTACTCCATTTCCTAGGTCACGTTTGACGATGAGGCAAAAAAGAACACGTGTTGCTTTCGGGCTGCATGGGGGGCGTTTGCCCCGGTTCGATTTCAGGGGGCGGTGAAATAACCGGCCAAAGGACTGCGTTTGAGCGACCCTTCGCCTGTCCGACGACTGACCTTGCCACTGTAGACACGGAGTTCTGAGTCAGGGGACTTTTGTGAAACCGTGTCGGTTGCATCGATTGCAGCGGTCATGCGGTTCGCGGTGTTTTCCGAAGGCAACATGTGCCCAACTCGGTTGGAGGAACCCTTTCCTGCCAGTGAGGATGGGGGGGGCGTCCGTTCGACGGCCGATGGTTGCGGACGCTTGGCGATCGAGGCGGGGGACTGAGCTGGTTTCTTTGCAGCGGCGGGGCGGTAGGTGGCTTCGATATCTTCGGTCGTTTTGAGCAGTGCCTGGGTGGCTTCGTCGTTCAGGTCCAAGTCGACCACCAGTTGAGTGTCGGTTGTCTCGGTGGCTTCGCTTTCTTTCGGTTCCAGTTCGCCTCGCAGGACACGAATGTCGCGAGGTGCCGAGATGCCAAGCCGGACTTGGTTGTTCCGGACTTTAATGACGGTGATCTTGATGTTGTCGCCGATCACGATTTGTTCGTCGATTTTTCGAGTGAGAACCAACATGGCAGTTTCCTTTGCCCCAGAAGAGAGTCGTTTATGAAGAGCGGATCGTTGCGACCCGCGGTTGTGATGGGGGAGTAATGCAACGGGGATGCCAAACGGGACCGTGAATCGAGATTCTTTTCCGTAAGTCTCTGTGTGGTGGTGGTTTACATTCTGTGAGACGGTTTTGGGTTTCGGGTGAGTGCAAGATTGGGCAGTAGGTGTTACAAGCGGAGGTCAAGAATTACAAACCGGTCTGGACGCCCCCCGCTGCGGTCGACTATTCCCTGTTCTAGGCACGAATTCGATGCCCAAAATGAATTGGATGGGTCCCGCGATGCTTTCTATTTCCGCCCGTATTGGTCAATTGCCGACTTTCGTTCGGCCTCGGTTGCCGCTTGCGCGGAAATCGAAGTCCTCGGTCAGCGGGATCGCGTGGGTGTTCGGCGGTTTGCTGGTGCCTGTCCTTGGGATGCTGCTGACCAGCGGACAAGCCATGGCCCAGGATTTCCGTTTGGCCAGTCGTCTCGGTGAAAAGTCCGAGCAGGCTGGTTCGCCGAACTTCACCCTCACCACCAAGATCTATTTCGCGGGTGAGCGAAATCCGAACTCGGTCCACCAGAACATCTTCCATGACGGTGTGATCTACAGCGTGTCGGAATCGGATCCTCG
This region of Rhodopirellula islandica genomic DNA includes:
- the gcvH gene encoding glycine cleavage system protein GcvH, producing MARDPSTLRYAETHEWVDVQEEGGDKFATIGISAFAVEQLNDLVYMDLPEVGRELEIGEEFGEVESVKAVSPLYSPVAGEVVAVHSDLPDNLDNLNDDAFDFGWILKVKLSADLPDSLMDFAAYQKQCSEAG
- the gcvPA gene encoding aminomethyl-transferring glycine dehydrogenase subunit GcvPA; protein product: MSYLFHTDEDRREMLKSIGAESIDEIINDQVPEAVRLKRPLNLPPACNELALTAEMTRLAARNASADSHVCFLGGGAYDHFIPAAVDEIASRGEYYTSYTPYQAEVSQGNLQVMFEYETLVTQLTGLGVSNASLYDGGSAATEAVLMALSMQRGRNKVITTDVVHPQYRDILVAYLKNIDAELVVVPSDENGHSKPMIDAIDDKTACVLIQHPNFVGQLESVSEIAAAAKEAGALTIQVFDPVSLGRLKRPGDMGVDIAIAEGQSLGNPLAYGGPYLGIMACRDELVRRLPGRIAGQTTDRRGKRCWVLTLQTREQHIRREKATSNICSNQTLLALRATVHLSLLGPEGLKETADHCIAKTAYAKEVIAKSERFEVVGEGPSLKEFVVRDLGADVAGLLAHAREQGLLAGIDMTPMCVGGSEASEPAVALPSRYEQCFLVAVTEKRSRVEIDRWANVLCEAPSMATV
- the gcvPB gene encoding aminomethyl-transferring glycine dehydrogenase subunit GcvPB, whose product is MRNQQSTQLLFELSRAGRRAHRLGDLDVPSVNVDDLFTAESLAETPPPLPELAEGDVVRHFVCLSTLNMSVDTHFYPLGSCTMKYNPKRNERIASLPGFLNVHPLQHESGLQGLLELLYELQGMFAEISGLPGVSMQPAAGAHGELAALLVAAAYFREQGSDRSVVLTADSAHGTNPASAQMAGFKTKTVKSNANGLVDLEDLKAKLDDKTAVFMLTNPNTLGLFDSQIEEINQLVHDAGALIYLDGANMNAILGITRPGDFGADLMHYNPHKTFSGPHGGGGPGAGPICVRDFLAKYLPGPIVTRVENENATSDDDRYTYHLTSPSGDSIGRVRSFFGNTGVLVRAYIYLRTYGGDGLRHVSEDAVLGANYLLSKVKHFLDVPHGNRCMHEFVASASRLKKEKHLSAMDIAKRILDYGFHAPTVYFPLVVDEAVMVEPTETESKQTLDAFVEALFRITEEGEELIHDAPHSTRISRPDDVTAARRPVLKWTDAAGESAT
- a CDS encoding lipoate--protein ligase family protein, translating into MSGVPSVRGRLIELAQHDAAANMAIDEALLNSVAMGAPPTLRFYGWKRPTLSLGYFQPLAEAKAWAERTGIALGADGDVDLVRRSTGGGAILHHAELTLSLTLPMNVSDTGAREATYRNVHEAIADELKLLGVDAKPFRTLGTSAVSRSEADAAVPAKASKGDEPFLCFQRRTDEDLIVSGYKVLGSAQRRTKGALLQHGSLLWSVSRHADVLPGMQQLAGRQLNLEAFIRGLKRRLETIFGIDWQSGSLESTELEAAEQIVTQRYGNPDWTAKR
- the thiD gene encoding bifunctional hydroxymethylpyrimidine kinase/phosphomethylpyrimidine kinase, which produces MPSAAPVALTIAGSDPSGGAGLQADLKTFHTLGVYGCSVVTLLTAQNTLGVQGIQMVPTDFARTQWASVSSDLPLAAIKTGALGNAEMIEAVADCLDSASSPVVIDPVMISKHGHAIIDDDAVDKLIERLFPLADLVTPNSFEAERLVGHTVRSEEDLVNVAAKLLALGPRAVLVKAHLSDESVDCLADASGVQLLRSPRLESNRTHGSGCVLSAAITARLAQGEDLHNAVQTARSFVHNAIRNAPQLGAGISPLGLLTPIN
- a CDS encoding sigma-54-dependent transcriptional regulator, with translation MMPAASILLVDDDHHLATSLGEWLADEGFEIHLAGTLEHARQQLKQHAFELVITDLRLGGDDGMTLVKDIKRHHCETPVLVMTGYATPNTAVEAVRAGAVDLLTKPVIDDELLLAIDRAMNQRQIEAENETLRRQLDQRSGLENILSHDYRMMKIFDVIDSVADAKASILITGENGTGKSMIARAIHNRCNRRSGPFIEVACGALPDTLLESELFGHVAGAYTGANTDRRGKFELADGGTLFLDEIATATPAMQVKLLRVLQELQFEPLGGMETRSVDTRVILATNENLDQAVADGSFRQDLYYRINVVNIVLPSLRERPGDVPLLVDHFLREAAETAGREVDGFDREAMKTLQSYAWPGNVRQLENVVERAVLLATDRVLTKDDLPPDVLGTSANQHASIGSVGHSPGVTASSGPSSFNPAILDGCSLREALEGPEREIILHSLRRHNWNRAATADELEINRTTLYKKMKRLGLDDPRLQYANH
- a CDS encoding carbon storage regulator, with protein sequence MLVLTRKIDEQIVIGDNIKITVIKVRNNQVRLGISAPRDIRVLRGELEPKESEATETTDTQLVVDLDLNDEATQALLKTTEDIEATYRPAAAKKPAQSPASIAKRPQPSAVERTPPPSSLAGKGSSNRVGHMLPSENTANRMTAAIDATDTVSQKSPDSELRVYSGKVSRRTGEGSLKRSPLAGYFTAP